One Ferribacterium limneticum genomic window, AATGCAGTCAATGAATTCCGATCCCCATGAAATTCTCGGTGTTTCGCCCGGGGCTGCGCCGGCTGAGTTGAAACGCGCCTATCGGCGGCTGGCCATGCGCTGGCATCCGGATCGGAGCGATCATCCGCAGGCGACTGAGCGTTTCAAGCAGATCAGTGCGGCGTACGAGCAATTGCTTGCCGTTGATGCCGAGGATGTTGAAGAGGCTGAAGCGCCCCAGGCCGAGCCTGATGAGAGCGCGGCGAGGGCGGCGGATATTCGGCTCAACCTTGAGGTCAGCCTGGAAGAGGCTGCCGCCGGCTGCCGCAAGACCATCCATTACACGCGTGGCAATGCCTGCCCGACCTGCGAGGGTACAGGCGAACACGGCATGGCCAGAACGCGCTTTTGCGGCGCCTGCCATGGCAGTGGCCGGGTGCATGACGCCAAGCGCAATCTCGTGCGTTGCGAGGAGTGTGGCGGGCGTGGGTTGTTTACCGAGCGTATTTGCAAGGATTGTGGCGGCAGCGGCCGCGAACTGGCCGACGTCAGCCTGGAAATTCGTGTGCCGCACGGCATGTTGCCGGGTGATGAATTGCGCCTGGCCGGGCAG contains:
- a CDS encoding DnaJ C-terminal domain-containing protein yields the protein MNSDPHEILGVSPGAAPAELKRAYRRLAMRWHPDRSDHPQATERFKQISAAYEQLLAVDAEDVEEAEAPQAEPDESAARAADIRLNLEVSLEEAAAGCRKTIHYTRGNACPTCEGTGEHGMARTRFCGACHGSGRVHDAKRNLVRCEECGGRGLFTERICKDCGGSGRELADVSLEIRVPHGMLPGDELRLAGQGEPGDEELQAGDLYLTIVIRSHPLFQLRGRDLHFRMPVSALAMMAGGDVDLPSLAGVICHSLDAGAAESRQLRLAGKGYPGRGKNHAGDLVVDLEPVFPSKLNARQRKLLLQANAALLDDMADALPEIADWKTAYGIE